A region from the Triticum aestivum cultivar Chinese Spring chromosome 3D, IWGSC CS RefSeq v2.1, whole genome shotgun sequence genome encodes:
- the LOC123080493 gene encoding F-box/FBD/LRR-repeat protein At1g13570-like, whose product MADPQFILGTSISEMLTGMELDGEDPQKLDLGTNYLLYFVYDYLPHPPVSPTATLLPSGLPLLPDGVDRISRLPNAVLREIVSRLPAKDAARTAALSSRWRPLWRAAPLSLVDSHLLPDGGAAGKFPIGVPSPRAVTAAVSRVHAAHPGPFRCVHLTRSTMEEHRGEMSRWLDILVAKGVQELVFATIFGCASISACGGSRTPPPYRAAPDSPTSRSSASA is encoded by the coding sequence atggccgaCCCGCAATTTATCCTCGGCACCTCCATCTCCGAGATGCTCACCGGCATGGAGCTAGACGGCGAGGACCCTCAGAAGCTGGACCTCGGCACAAACTATCTGCTTTACTTCGTGTACGACTACCTCCCGCACCCGCCGGTCTCCCCCACCGCCACCCTCTTGCCCTCCGGCTTGCCGTTGCTCCCCGACGGCGTAGACCGCATCAGCCGCCTCCCCAATGCGGTCCTCCGCGAAATCGTCTCCCGCCTCCCCGCCAAGGACGCCGCGCGCACCGCCGCCCTCTCCTCGCgctggcgccccctctggcgcgcGGCGCCCCTCTCCCTTGTCGACAGCCATCTGCTTCCGGACGGCGGCGCGGCCGGGAAGTTTCCCATCGGCGTCCCCTCTCCCCGTGCCGTCACCGCCGCGGTGTCCCGCGTTCACGCGGCGCATCCGGGGCCCTTCCGCTGCGTCCACCTCACCCGCAGCACCATGGAGGAGCACCGGGGCGAGATGTCGCGCTGGCTCGACATCCTCGTCGCCAAGGGGGTCCAAGAACTCGTCTTTGCCACGATCTTCGGCTGCGCCTCTATCTCGGCGTGTGGAGGCTCCCGGACACCGCCGCCGTACCGCGCGGCGCCAGATTCCCCAACCTCAAGGAGCTCGGCCTCTGCATGA